From one Planktothrix agardhii NIES-204 genomic stretch:
- a CDS encoding F0F1 ATP synthase subunit delta: MSAIAGQIIEPYASALMSVAQSRNLTEEFGNDIRSLLELLDNSAELKTFLGSPVVKPQDKKAILQRITADEVNPALRNFLMLLVDRGRILFLEEIAKQYLVLLRKLNQTVLAEITSVYPLTEAQLTTLSEKVKAMTNARQVEIATTVDPDLLGGVIIKVGSRVVDASLRGQLRRIGMKLSQ, from the coding sequence ATGAGTGCGATCGCCGGACAAATTATTGAGCCTTACGCCTCGGCGTTAATGTCCGTGGCTCAATCAAGAAATTTAACCGAGGAATTCGGTAATGACATTCGCTCATTACTAGAATTACTAGACAATTCCGCAGAATTAAAAACCTTTTTAGGAAGTCCTGTGGTGAAACCCCAGGATAAAAAAGCCATTCTGCAAAGGATCACGGCTGATGAAGTTAATCCCGCATTGCGGAATTTCTTAATGCTGTTAGTGGATCGAGGACGGATTTTATTCCTAGAGGAAATTGCTAAACAGTATTTAGTGTTACTGCGGAAACTGAATCAAACGGTTTTGGCAGAGATTACTTCCGTCTATCCGTTAACAGAGGCACAATTGACTACTCTTTCAGAGAAAGTCAAGGCTATGACCAATGCTCGACAAGTAGAAATTGCCACCACAGTCGATCCGGATCTGTTGGGCGGTGTGATTATTAAAGTTGGATCTCGCGTAGTAGATGCCAGTTTGCGCGGACAACTACGCCGTATTGGGATGAAATTATCCCAATAA
- the atpF gene encoding ATP synthase b chain, protein METVLLLATEAGSRGIGINTNILETNLINLGILIVVLVYFGRGFLGKILNERRSTIEEAIKEAEQRQQQAQASLAEQQQKLTVAQTDAQRILTEAEERAKTVRDSILAKATEDVERMKATASAELDSDRERVISQLRSQIATQAIELAESQLKQHLNDNVQERLIDQSLALLGG, encoded by the coding sequence ATGGAGACTGTTTTATTACTAGCCACAGAAGCTGGCTCCCGTGGGATTGGTATTAATACCAATATTCTTGAGACCAACCTAATTAACCTAGGCATTCTGATTGTTGTGCTGGTTTACTTTGGGCGCGGCTTTTTAGGAAAAATCCTAAATGAAAGACGCTCTACCATTGAAGAAGCCATTAAAGAAGCTGAACAGCGTCAACAACAAGCGCAAGCGTCTCTAGCAGAACAACAACAGAAATTAACCGTAGCCCAAACCGACGCCCAACGGATTTTAACCGAAGCCGAAGAACGGGCAAAAACGGTTAGAGATTCAATTCTAGCTAAAGCTACCGAAGATGTGGAACGCATGAAAGCAACTGCCAGCGCTGAGTTAGATTCAGATCGGGAACGGGTGATCTCTCAACTGCGTTCTCAGATAGCTACTCAAGCCATTGAACTGGCAGAATCTCAACTCAAACAGCATCTGAATGACAATGTTCAGGAACGCTTAATTGATCAGAGTCTAGCTCTGCTCGGAGGTTGA
- the amiC gene encoding N-acetylmuramoyl-L-alanine amidase, protein MGKTLFLRWLMPGLVSFFILTSPAKAASLQSWQFESSQNRLSFTTDGGVQPKAQLLSNPTRLVIDLPGTSLGGVNRQQLIGGAIREIRVGQVDNQTTRIVVELVDGYTLDPQGVQFRGISPTQWTVQLPSPQSVGTSAPAPVAAATRPSLPLPQTPPVRPVAPAPARLPAPLPQQTVNRSISQQPQTTLAQVEVRDNGIVLHTTGKMADIEFKQSQDRSWMTLDILGATLAARSNGTGKQVNRDGVTVSQVTQLSNNPPVVRVTMSTPKRSQNWQARSSAGGVAVWPQGSTPPAVQLSGGFAKIRSVEIRNQQLLIQSDQPLNYSSGWDNETQSYSITFFSAALAEGVALPQRQVGSPIIWTRVRQEDPQTFTLLIKPATRIEVGQISQGSPQQLALAFVGEGLGVRAGNPVATAPAPTPRPFPPRTNTNPAPFPPRSNPPQTNRNPFPFPPTQVNPPSNNPIPNGRAVVIIDPGHGGSDPGAVGVGGLQEKDVVFSISQQVAQILQQNGVQAVMTRLDDRTVELEPRVDMANRINATLFVSIHANAATNAAASGIETYYYSSGARLAQYVQNSIMASFSQLPNRGIKTARFYVLRNSSMPSILVETGFVTNNYDSYMLGDPAQRSRMAQAIAQGILQYLRDNRY, encoded by the coding sequence ATGGGAAAAACTCTATTTTTGCGTTGGTTAATGCCCGGTTTAGTCAGCTTTTTTATCCTGACCTCTCCCGCCAAAGCAGCCAGTCTGCAATCTTGGCAATTTGAAAGCTCTCAAAACCGCCTCAGCTTTACAACCGATGGGGGGGTACAACCCAAAGCTCAACTGCTCTCCAACCCCACCCGATTAGTCATTGATTTGCCTGGAACCAGTTTAGGGGGTGTCAACCGTCAACAATTAATTGGGGGAGCCATTCGGGAAATTCGAGTGGGTCAAGTCGATAACCAAACTACTCGAATTGTGGTGGAATTGGTTGATGGTTATACTCTCGATCCTCAAGGAGTCCAATTTCGGGGGATTTCCCCGACTCAGTGGACGGTACAACTACCCTCACCTCAATCTGTCGGCACATCTGCTCCTGCTCCCGTAGCAGCAGCAACCCGTCCTTCCCTACCTTTACCTCAAACCCCGCCCGTCAGACCTGTCGCTCCAGCACCTGCTCGTTTACCGGCTCCACTACCTCAACAGACCGTTAATCGTTCTATTTCCCAGCAGCCTCAAACCACCTTAGCTCAAGTTGAGGTGCGGGATAACGGGATTGTGCTACATACTACGGGCAAAATGGCTGATATTGAATTTAAACAAAGTCAAGATCGAAGTTGGATGACTTTGGATATTCTAGGTGCCACCTTAGCAGCCCGTTCAAACGGAACTGGAAAACAGGTCAACCGAGATGGAGTGACGGTTTCTCAAGTCACCCAACTCTCAAATAACCCCCCAGTCGTTCGGGTCACCATGAGCACCCCAAAACGGAGTCAAAATTGGCAAGCTCGGTCATCGGCTGGAGGGGTAGCGGTTTGGCCCCAGGGAAGCACTCCCCCCGCCGTCCAATTGTCCGGGGGCTTTGCAAAAATTCGTTCCGTTGAAATTCGTAACCAACAACTTCTCATTCAATCCGATCAGCCCCTGAACTATAGTAGTGGTTGGGATAATGAAACTCAGTCCTATAGTATTACGTTTTTCTCCGCAGCCTTGGCTGAAGGTGTTGCCTTACCCCAAAGACAGGTCGGAAGTCCGATTATTTGGACAAGGGTACGTCAGGAAGATCCCCAAACCTTTACCCTATTAATCAAACCGGCAACTCGAATTGAAGTGGGACAAATTAGCCAAGGGAGTCCTCAACAGTTGGCTTTAGCTTTTGTGGGGGAAGGGCTAGGGGTGAGGGCGGGTAACCCTGTTGCTACGGCTCCGGCCCCCACACCTCGACCCTTTCCTCCAAGAACGAATACCAATCCAGCACCCTTTCCGCCTCGTTCTAATCCTCCTCAAACCAATAGAAATCCCTTTCCTTTTCCCCCTACTCAGGTTAACCCCCCCTCTAATAATCCGATTCCAAATGGTCGGGCGGTGGTCATTATTGATCCTGGACATGGGGGCAGTGATCCCGGGGCTGTGGGTGTGGGAGGACTGCAAGAAAAAGATGTGGTATTCTCAATTTCTCAACAGGTGGCGCAGATTTTGCAGCAAAATGGAGTACAGGCGGTGATGACTCGTTTGGATGATCGCACCGTTGAGTTAGAACCCCGGGTGGATATGGCTAATCGCATAAATGCGACCTTATTTGTCAGTATTCACGCCAATGCAGCTACGAATGCTGCTGCTAGTGGGATTGAAACCTATTACTACAGCAGTGGTGCCCGTCTGGCTCAATATGTTCAAAACAGTATAATGGCAAGTTTTTCACAACTGCCGAATCGGGGTATTAAGACCGCTCGTTTTTATGTGCTGCGGAATAGCTCAATGCCTTCGATATTAGTGGAAACGGGATTTGTGACTAATAATTATGATTCCTATATGTTAGGTGATCCGGCCCAACGCAGTCGCATGGCTCAAGCGATTGCCCAAGGGATTCTTCAATATTTAAGGGATAACCGATATTAA
- a CDS encoding serine/threonine protein kinase with WD-40 repeats — MGQKLRLKNRYRVMRVLGQSHCHRTFLAIDEDKPTQPRCVIKQCLDAPLSIPQASVEFRLYTQTLDQISQHPALPELLACFEDHSYSYLVQDYIPGRNLAEELEQEGVFSELQIWDLLNAILPILELIHNKNRVHGDIKPENIIRRPILNPNSPTKKQLVLVDFAGVNPLQGSAEYVSPEQLQGEISPKNDLYSLGVTCLHLLTQISPFDLWNIKTNAWVWKDYLKTPISHRLTRILNRLIERDPAQRYTSAADVIQDLKSGPILVKLSQIRQHPWILTALGGAVLAMLSLFLSSRVPQPNSELIEIEPIYQIPDISVPPPENFNPIIPQSPPAMRTLVQNIGPVWSVAVSPDGQFVVYGNTDGSIQIIDAETGGLINTLLGHSQPVGTLAISGDGRTLVSGSGDKTILVWDLWSGRQKKMLYGHQGWVYAVAISPDGKQVASVGRDQTIRLWDISTGKTLKTLPGYGTEVQSLAFSPDNQTLVSGGSNGIVDLWNWHTGQLLRTFKAHSEAIWSVAISPDGQNLATGSWDHSIKLWDLNELESQYFSSTPAQILLGHGDKVQSVAFSPDGQTLASGDFAGTVKLWQVDNGGLVGTFKGHRAWVNVAFNPINHTLVSGSFDDTLKVWQLLPSLDD, encoded by the coding sequence GTGGGTCAGAAACTGCGCCTCAAAAACCGCTATCGTGTGATGCGAGTTTTGGGTCAAAGTCATTGTCACCGAACCTTTTTAGCCATTGATGAGGACAAACCGACTCAACCGCGCTGTGTGATTAAACAATGTCTGGATGCTCCCCTATCTATCCCCCAGGCGAGTGTCGAGTTTCGTCTGTATACCCAAACCCTAGACCAGATTAGTCAGCATCCGGCCCTTCCTGAATTATTAGCCTGCTTTGAAGACCACAGCTATAGTTATCTCGTACAAGATTATATCCCCGGACGCAATTTAGCCGAAGAACTCGAACAGGAGGGTGTGTTTTCGGAATTGCAAATTTGGGATTTATTGAATGCAATTCTGCCGATTCTGGAATTAATTCATAATAAAAATAGAGTCCATGGGGATATTAAACCAGAAAATATTATTCGTCGTCCAATTTTAAATCCGAATTCCCCGACTAAAAAACAACTGGTTTTAGTTGATTTTGCTGGAGTAAATCCCCTGCAAGGTTCGGCCGAATATGTTTCCCCCGAACAACTGCAAGGAGAAATTAGTCCTAAAAATGATCTTTATAGTTTAGGGGTGACTTGCTTGCATCTGCTAACTCAAATCAGTCCCTTTGATTTATGGAATATTAAAACAAATGCTTGGGTATGGAAGGATTATCTAAAAACCCCCATTAGTCACCGCCTCACCCGAATTCTGAATCGACTAATTGAACGTGACCCCGCTCAACGCTATACTTCGGCAGCGGATGTCATCCAAGATTTAAAATCCGGGCCAATTCTGGTCAAACTCTCCCAAATTCGTCAACATCCATGGATATTAACCGCTTTAGGGGGTGCAGTTTTGGCGATGTTGTCCCTATTCCTGAGTTCACGAGTTCCCCAACCAAACTCTGAACTCATAGAAATAGAACCCATTTATCAGATTCCCGATATTTCAGTTCCCCCCCCGGAGAATTTTAACCCAATTATTCCCCAATCACCCCCAGCGATGCGGACGTTAGTACAGAATATTGGCCCGGTGTGGTCAGTAGCCGTCAGTCCCGATGGTCAATTTGTGGTGTACGGGAATACCGATGGGTCAATTCAGATTATTGATGCGGAAACCGGAGGATTAATTAATACCCTATTGGGACATTCTCAACCCGTAGGAACCTTAGCTATCAGTGGCGATGGCCGGACTTTAGTGAGTGGAAGCGGTGATAAAACGATTTTAGTTTGGGATTTGTGGAGTGGGCGTCAGAAAAAAATGCTCTACGGTCATCAAGGATGGGTTTATGCCGTTGCCATTAGTCCCGATGGCAAGCAGGTAGCGAGTGTGGGTCGTGACCAAACAATTCGGCTATGGGATATATCCACCGGAAAAACCCTAAAAACCTTACCAGGGTATGGGACAGAGGTACAGTCCCTAGCTTTCAGTCCCGATAATCAAACCCTGGTTAGTGGCGGAAGTAACGGGATTGTGGATCTTTGGAACTGGCACACGGGACAGTTATTGCGGACATTTAAGGCCCATTCTGAAGCGATTTGGTCGGTGGCGATCAGTCCCGATGGTCAAAACTTGGCCACGGGCAGTTGGGATCATTCGATTAAGTTATGGGATTTAAACGAGTTAGAATCTCAATATTTTAGTAGTACCCCGGCGCAAATTCTTCTGGGTCATGGGGATAAGGTGCAGTCCGTTGCCTTTAGTCCCGATGGTCAAACCCTCGCCAGTGGGGATTTTGCGGGAACAGTGAAACTCTGGCAAGTAGATAATGGCGGATTAGTTGGAACCTTTAAAGGACATCGAGCTTGGGTAAATGTGGCTTTTAACCCTATAAATCATACTTTAGTGAGTGGGAGTTTTGACGATACCTTGAAGGTTTGGCAATTATTACCCAGCCTTGATGATTAA
- the atpA gene encoding ATP synthase alpha chain, translating into MVAIRPDEISSIIQQQIEQYDQDVKETNVGTVLQVGDGIARIYGLDKAMSGELLEFADGTIGIALNLEEDNVGAVLMGEGREIQEGSAVTATGRIAQIPVGDAMLGRVVDALARPIDGKGDPKTTETRLLESPAPGIIERRSVCEPMQTGITAIDSMIPIGRGQRELIIGDRQTGKTSIAIDTIINQQGEDVICVYVAIGQKASTVSQVVATLEEKGAMAYTVVVAASASESATLQYLAPYTGATIAEYFMYKGKHTLVIYDDLSKQAQAYRQMSLLLRRPPGREAYPGDVFYLHSRLLERAAKLNDELGSGSMTALPIIETQAGDVSAYIPTNVISITDGQIFLSSDLFNSGLRPAVNAGISVSRVGSAAQTKAMKKVAGKVKLELAQYAELAAFSQFASDLDQATRNQLERGKRLQELLKQSQNSPLQLFEQVAVIYAGINGYLDEVPVEKIVAFALGLREYLKNSKPKYVEIVQGKKLLDDEAEGLLKEGINEFKQTFLVSA; encoded by the coding sequence ATGGTAGCGATCAGACCTGACGAAATTAGTAGCATTATTCAGCAGCAAATTGAACAGTACGACCAAGATGTTAAAGAAACCAACGTCGGGACTGTTCTGCAAGTCGGTGACGGTATCGCCCGGATTTATGGCTTAGATAAAGCCATGTCTGGGGAACTGTTAGAATTTGCCGATGGTACTATTGGTATTGCTCTGAACCTAGAAGAAGATAACGTCGGTGCAGTATTAATGGGTGAAGGTCGGGAGATCCAAGAGGGTTCCGCCGTCACCGCCACCGGAAGAATTGCTCAAATCCCCGTTGGGGACGCCATGTTAGGCCGAGTTGTTGATGCCTTAGCCCGTCCAATTGATGGTAAAGGCGATCCCAAAACCACTGAAACTCGCTTATTGGAATCCCCAGCCCCTGGGATTATCGAGCGTCGTTCCGTGTGCGAACCCATGCAAACCGGGATCACCGCCATTGACTCCATGATCCCCATCGGTCGGGGTCAACGGGAATTAATTATTGGTGACCGTCAAACCGGAAAAACCTCCATCGCCATTGACACCATCATTAACCAACAGGGCGAAGACGTGATCTGCGTCTATGTTGCTATTGGTCAGAAAGCCTCTACGGTGTCTCAGGTGGTGGCAACCCTAGAAGAAAAAGGCGCGATGGCCTATACCGTCGTTGTAGCTGCTAGTGCTAGTGAATCCGCTACCCTGCAATACCTGGCTCCCTATACTGGGGCAACCATCGCCGAGTATTTCATGTACAAGGGCAAACACACCCTGGTCATCTATGATGACTTATCTAAACAGGCCCAAGCCTACCGTCAAATGTCCCTGTTACTCCGTCGTCCCCCCGGACGGGAAGCCTATCCTGGGGATGTGTTCTATCTCCACTCTCGTTTATTAGAGCGGGCTGCGAAACTGAACGACGAACTCGGCAGTGGCAGTATGACGGCATTACCGATCATCGAAACCCAAGCGGGTGACGTTTCGGCTTACATTCCGACTAACGTGATTTCGATTACCGATGGTCAGATATTCCTCTCCTCGGACTTGTTCAACTCCGGTTTACGTCCGGCGGTGAATGCGGGGATTTCCGTATCGCGGGTGGGTTCAGCAGCCCAAACCAAAGCCATGAAGAAAGTGGCCGGGAAAGTAAAGTTGGAGTTAGCTCAATATGCTGAGTTAGCAGCCTTCTCCCAGTTTGCCTCCGATTTAGACCAAGCCACCCGTAACCAATTGGAACGGGGCAAACGTCTACAAGAACTGTTAAAACAGTCCCAAAATTCTCCCCTGCAATTATTTGAACAGGTGGCGGTAATTTATGCTGGAATTAACGGTTATCTCGATGAAGTTCCCGTTGAAAAAATCGTTGCCTTTGCCCTCGGACTGCGGGAATATCTGAAAAATAGTAAACCCAAATATGTCGAAATCGTTCAAGGCAAAAAACTCCTTGATGATGAAGCTGAAGGTCTGCTGAAAGAAGGGATCAATGAATTCAAACAAACCTTTTTAGTCTCGGCTTAA
- a CDS encoding F0F1 ATP synthase subunit B': MHGTILFAVEEAAKEGGLFDLDATLPLMAVQFLVLAVILNQVFYKPLGKAIDERADYIRENEVNAKERLAKAEKLAHQYELELAETRKKAQAIIVKAQAEAQKIASGKVGEALQEAQKLREIAAQEIEQEKQQALQALEQQVEPLSRQILEKLLGAELVR, translated from the coding sequence ATGCACGGGACAATTCTATTTGCGGTTGAAGAAGCTGCCAAAGAAGGAGGACTTTTTGATCTGGATGCAACCCTGCCTTTAATGGCGGTACAGTTCTTAGTTCTGGCAGTGATTTTGAACCAGGTTTTTTATAAACCATTAGGAAAGGCGATTGATGAACGGGCGGATTATATCCGCGAGAACGAAGTCAACGCCAAAGAACGTCTGGCTAAAGCTGAAAAATTAGCCCATCAGTATGAATTAGAGTTAGCAGAAACTCGTAAAAAAGCTCAAGCGATCATTGTAAAAGCTCAAGCAGAAGCTCAAAAAATTGCCTCTGGAAAAGTTGGTGAAGCCTTACAAGAAGCGCAAAAATTGAGAGAAATAGCGGCTCAAGAAATTGAGCAGGAAAAACAACAAGCCCTGCAAGCTTTAGAACAACAAGTTGAACCTCTCAGTCGCCAAATTTTAGAAAAATTATTAGGGGCTGAGTTAGTTAGATAA
- the atpC gene encoding ATP synthase gamma chain — MSNLKAIRDRIDSVKNTKKITEAMRLVASAKVRRAQEQVLASRPFADRLAGILYGLQSRLKFEEADLPLLKQREVKKVGLLVIAGNRGLCGTYNSSVIKRAETRAKELEAEGIECTYLLVGRKAIQYFQRRDTPIRATVENPEKNPALDKVRDSADNLLDLFLSGELDRIELIYTKFVSLIASRPVIQTLLPLDTQGLEPQDDEIFRLTTKNGQFEVTREKVKNTLTDLPRDMIFEQDPAQILDALLPLFLTNQLLRAWQESIASELAARMTAMSNASENAGDLIKSLTLSYNKARQASITQELLEVVGGAEALK; from the coding sequence ATGTCAAATTTAAAAGCGATCCGCGATCGCATTGATTCGGTTAAAAATACCAAAAAAATCACAGAAGCGATGCGTCTAGTTGCTTCAGCCAAAGTGCGTCGTGCCCAGGAACAAGTCTTGGCATCCCGCCCCTTTGCTGATAGATTAGCCGGAATTCTTTATGGTTTACAATCCCGTTTAAAATTTGAAGAAGCAGATTTACCTCTGCTCAAACAACGGGAAGTTAAAAAGGTAGGATTACTGGTAATTGCTGGTAATCGTGGCCTGTGCGGTACTTATAATAGCAGTGTGATTAAAAGGGCTGAAACTCGCGCTAAAGAGTTAGAAGCCGAAGGTATTGAATGCACCTATTTATTAGTAGGACGCAAAGCAATTCAATATTTCCAAAGACGGGATACTCCTATTCGCGCTACGGTAGAAAATCCCGAAAAAAATCCAGCCTTAGATAAAGTACGGGATTCTGCGGACAATCTTCTGGATTTATTTTTATCAGGTGAATTGGATCGGATTGAGTTAATTTATACGAAATTTGTTTCGTTAATTGCTTCTCGTCCGGTCATTCAAACCCTGTTACCCCTTGATACTCAAGGGTTGGAACCTCAAGATGATGAGATTTTTCGTTTAACGACTAAAAATGGTCAATTTGAGGTCACACGGGAGAAAGTCAAAAACACTCTCACGGATTTACCAAGAGATATGATTTTTGAACAAGATCCCGCCCAAATTTTGGATGCGTTATTGCCTTTATTTTTAACCAACCAATTGTTACGCGCTTGGCAAGAATCCATCGCCAGTGAGTTAGCCGCCCGGATGACTGCGATGAGTAATGCGAGTGAGAATGCTGGAGATTTAATTAAATCTTTGACCTTATCCTACAACAAAGCCCGTCAAGCCTCCATTACCCAAGAACTTTTGGAAGTAGTTGGTGGTGCGGAAGCATTGAAATGA